Sequence from the Macaca fascicularis isolate 582-1 chromosome 16, T2T-MFA8v1.1 genome:
AGCTTCTGTTCTTACCAAGTTAGCTCATGGCTCCCAGGCTATCATTAAGTAGGTCACTgccaggctaggtgcagtggctcacgcctgtaatcccagcactttgggaggctgaggtgggtggatcatgaggtcaggagttcaagactagcctggccaagatggtgaaaccccgtctctactaaaactacaaaaattagccaggcacggtggcaggcgcctgtaaccccaactacttgggaggtgaggcaggagaatcacttgaacccgggcggcagaggttgcagtgaacccagattgcgccactgtactcactctagcctggcctcagagtgagactctgtctcaaaaaaaaaaaaaaaaaaagtaggtcgCTGCATATCTGTCTTGAGTTCCAATAGCAGAGCATGCTACAGTTGACGCAcccaagttcaaatcccagcttaaTAATTTTCTAGCTGGATGACCTTGGGCTAAGTCACTTCATGACAGAAATGGGAAAGGGCAGCAGGGGgcgttgtgagaattaaatatgatTCCCTTGAAAACTCTCACAGATAAATTTTAATCTCagataaaataagtttttttagtataagtatgtcccatatAATATTTGGGATATGTttacacaaaaaaatatattcattgtttatctggtCATTGTTTAATATCATTGTTTTTCATTAAACAATATATCATTAAACAATATATCATTAAACAGTATATAATTGTTTATccgaaattcaaatgtaactgggtgtctgtatttttatttgctaaatctgacaaCTTTAGTCTTGTCCCAGGTCACATAGCTTGTAAGCAATGGAGCTAAGCCTCCATCTCAGGCTTTCAGCCCAAGGTCAATGAGCATCCTGCTGTTTCACAGGCCTGACCATAAGTGGATTATCTGAGCTACATGGCAGTCCTAGACTCAATCCAGTTGAGACTTCAAAAACAAATGCGATTTAAGCCCTGGACACACCTCAAAAATATCAAAGtgatcatgaaaataaaatttaaaaacaatacaaaataaatgtttatatatattatataagtatatatataaagcatGTAAAGTCAAGACTGAGtatgaaataaataagagaagaaactacatgaaaataaatgctttaacGTGTATTAAGTATGggaattcaatttcttttctattttttttttttttttttttttgagatggagtctcgttctgtcacctaggctggagtacaatggggtgatcttggctcattgtaagctccgcctcctgggttcaagcaattctcctgcctcagcctccctagtagctgggactacaggcgcgtgctgccatgctctgctaatttttttgtatttttagtagagacggggttttaccatgttagcctggatggtctcgatctcctgacctcatgatccgctccctcggcctcccaaagtgctgggactacaggcatgagccaccgcgccaggccgtgAATTCAATTTCTAAAGATGATGttccttttatgttttccttCTGGTGATCTGGACCAACCCATAAATTCAGTGGAGTTTATAAACTAAATGGTATCTAACTGAAGGCTTATCATGGCCTGCATAGCCTTCTAAGCATTTTATGTGTAGTAGTtccttttttaataaaattgaaataattcacataaaaaattttatataacataaaattcaccattagaaggatacaattcagtggtttttttttttcagtatattcacaaggttgtgcaaccattaccactgttcagttccagaacatttccatcaccccaaaagaaaccctgtagCCATTAGTCACTCCCCATTGTCCCCTACCCACTAATCCCTAGaagccactaatctactttccatctctatgaatttgccatTCTGGACATTTCGTATACATTAAATCATACAGTACAGACCTACTttgtgtctggtttttttttttaacttagcataatgttttcatgtattcatttcattgctgaataatatttcatcgTATGAaggtaccatattttatttatccattcatcaattgatgggcattgggctgtttccactttgtggctattatgaatactgcTGCTACGAACATTTGTGCATAAGTTTTTGTATGACTACATGTCTTTAATTatcttgggcatatacctaggagtggagttgctgggtcatatggtgacGCTAGGTTTAATTTTTTAGGAACTGcaagactgttttccacagcagctgcaccattttgcatccccaccagcagtgtataagggttTTGATTTCTCCACAtattcaccaacacttgttattattattatttctattctaaccatcctagtgggtgtTGGGGGGTAATCTCAGTTTTGATGTCCATTTTgttaatggctaatgatgttgagcatcttttcatgtgcttattagtcacttgtgtattttatttagagaaacacctattcaaatcctttgcctatttttatttattttatttatttatttttttgagacaaagtctcactctgttgcccaggctggagtgcagtggcgtgatcttggctcactgcaacctccgcctcccagattcaagcaattcttgtgccttagcctctcgagtagctaggattacaggtgtgcaccaccacgcctggcccatttttttctttttagtacagacagggtttcaccatgttggccaggctggtctcgaactcctggcctcaagtgatctgcccacctcggccttccaaagtgttaggattacaggtgtgtgccactgggTCTgaccctttgcccatttttaaattgggttgtcttttcattgttgagttgtaggagttctttataaattgagAGGATATTAAACTCTTATGagatatataatttgtaaatattttcccccattctgtgggttttctttttactttcttaatagtgCCCTTTGATgtacaacattttaaaagttttgatgaaatccaatgtatctatttttctttggtgttttagttatgggTGCTAACTCCCTGAACATTTACAACCATGTCAGGTAGAGAATATCATtagcattcccattttacagatgaggaacctgaagcAGAGACGGGCTAAGTACTCCACCCAGGATTAAGCAGTGAATGGGCAGAGCTGGAATCTGAATACAGCACGCACACTCCGGGGACCCAGGTGGGAGCCGTTTCAGGGCTCCTGTGCTCAAACTAGGGTGTTTGAGCAGGATCCTTAAATTGTTCTGTGACCTTTGAACTTCACTCAAGCTGAGGATTGCCAGCCTGATGGTTTTCACGCTCATTTTATTATTGTTCGCACGTTAATCTGAAGGGCCCATGCTTGGCGGGGACTGGGAGGAGGGGCACATTTCTTCAGCAACTTCCCCAAAGATCTAAAGCAGCCTTCCTGAGCTGAGCCCCTGCCTGCAGGGAGGGCTCCAGGAGAGACCTAATCTAGAGTGAGGGCAGAGGAAAGGCAACCTCTGGGGTGTCCCGGGTGTCAGGGATCTGGGAGGCAGgtggggcggtccctgcccagaTTAGTCAGCCACTTGAGGAATGGGGCCGCTCCTGCCTGACCTGCTGAGAGAAGGCAGGGAGCACTGGTATAAGGAGCCACATAGTGTGGGTGTCCACTGCCTGGAGGCTGCCAGTGGGCCTCATGGTGCATGGcctcccagccacccaggaggtGACAAATTCTATGCTGAGCCAGAGGGAAAAATTTCCAGGAGTCAAGTCTACTGAAGTTTGAGCAGCACAGGGAAGTgacaggtctctctctgtcttgtcAGGCACAGGACTTCCTGTTCAAGACCTGTGTTCTCtagagccagcatgcccagcacACTGTGGAGTTAAGAACATGCTACCCCCAAATCCGCTGCTCGGGCTTATTGACTATTTTAAGTTAAAGGCATTTGAAAAATAGCAGGTGCAAGAAGATCATGTgaaccttcctttttttttttttttaagacagggtctcactctgttacccgggctagagtgcagtggcacgatcatagctcactgcaatcttgaccttcccaggctcaactgatcctcccacttcagcctcctgagtagctgggaccacagctgcaccatcacactcagctatttttaaaagtttttatagtGATaaatgtctcactatgttgcccaggctggtcttgaacctctgactcaagcaatcctcctgcctcagcctcccaaagtgctgggattacaggtgtaagccatcatgcctggccccttctgcttccttttttttgagaccaagtctcactctgttctccaggctggagtgcagtggcacgatctcggctcactgtaacctctgcctcccaggctcaagcgattctcctgtctcagcctcctgagtagctgggactacaggtgcacaccaccatacctggataatttttgtattttctttttttttttttttttttttagttgagacgggaaTTTCACATCACCattttgttcaggctggtcttgaactcatgacctcaagtgatctgcctgccttggcctcccaaagtgctgagattacaggtgtgagccaccgtgcccggccaagtgtTCAATTCTAACtgcatctttgggtcttcatttccttatgaagtcTCCTGTGCCACATACAAactgtattaaataaatttggatgtttttctcctgttaatctgtcttatgTCAGTTTAATTCTGAGACCCAGCCAAAAAACCCCAAGATGGTAGGGGATAAAATTTTGCCTCCCCTACAGCTGTAAATTACAATGAAAACACTAAtagtggccgggtgtggtgactcacacttgtaattcttgcactttaggaggccgaggcagtcgagacgggtggatcgcttgaggtcaagagttcaagaccagcctggccaacatggtgaaacctcacatctaccaaaaatacaaaaattagccaggtgtggtggtgagcacctgtagtcccagctactcgggagacagaggcaggagaatcgcttgaacccgggaggtggagctaagattgtgtcactgcactccagctttggcaacagagcgactctgtctcaaaaaaaaaaaaagaaagaaagaaagaaagaaaaagaaaaagaaaaaaaaaagcgctAATAGTAACATCTACCACATTTGTCAAATGCACATTTTGTGGCAGGAACTGCTCGAGGCTTtttccatccacccatcatctCAGACCTTAGGACTGCCTTGCAAGGAAGGCAAGGTCTCAGTCCTGCTGTCAGAGGTGAAGAGGTGGAGATTCATAGGGTGAGAGGCTTAACTAAGGGTAGCCAGCCAGTAAGGAACACTGGCCCCCTCCTAGCCGCATTGCCGTGGCAGCCCCCGAACCCCACTCACACTGCAGGATCCTGATCACCCTTTCACCCCCAGCTCCAGCCCTGAGAAAGCAGGGAGAATGGGCTGCGGTTCAGGTTGGATGTGAAATGGGAGCTCTGACCCAAGAGGACAAGGCAGGGCCAACTGGCTTTGGAGGGGGACACAGTGGCCAAGGGCCACTACCCTCCTCTCACTCACCCACTACACAGAGAGCCCGGTGTAGGAGGCACTCTCAGACACTGGCTGGTGCGGAGATTCTGCAACATGTCTGAATGTCAGGCTCAGGGGAgcgttttaaaaaatacagactcCTGGATACAGCGATTCGGGTTGTGTAGATCTGAGCTGAGGTGCGAGGTGGAAGGGCAGGAATGTGTATTTTGGAGCCTCTGACGGTTCTGATGCATAGGCAAGTTTAAGAACCTGGGGTTGGTCCAACCTCCTCACCAACAGTCAAGAAAACTAGAACTCAGATGACAGACGAGTTCTTCCTAGTTGTATAGTAGGAAGCGACAGTCAAGATtcaaattcaaacccaggtggGCCTAGCCACAAACATTAGACTGCCCCTCTTGGAAGGAGAGGGCCAACTTCAACACCAACCATATCTCTGGAGGTGGGACTAACGTCTGAGCCTGGGACTAATAGAAAAAGCCCCAAGGCAAAAGATggacttaaatatataaatgtagttGAAATTTCTGGAAAACTCacttccaaaaaaataaaaatccatgaaaaataaaaaggatagcATATTAGAAGCAGTATTTGCAGTGAATAATACAAAGAGTTATAACACCTATCTGTCATCTATCCCTCTacctgttatcttttttttttttttttttttgagatggagtcttgctctgtctcccaggctggagtgcaacggcgctatcttggctgactgtaacctctgactccctggttcatgcgattctcctgcctcagcctcccaagtagtatttttttagtagagacggggtttcaccatgttggccaggatggtctcgatctcctaacctcatgatctgcctgcctcagcctcccaaagtgaggggattacaggcgtgagccactgcaccagcctctATCTCTTTACCTTGACAGTCTGTTCAACTGGATCAAGATATCTTCAAGGCTTTAATTGGCTAAATAAGCAAAGAGCTTAACTGTGCACATAACACAATAAttagtaaacaaatatttaatggagAATGTTTAATCTGGTCAGTAaggctttaaaatgtaaattaaaacaatgtaccatttaaaactatattattatatatgtacatattgtcAAAGTCAGAAATGTAGAGATTAATctctaaatttaacattttatctcAGAAGCAACAATTGCAATTTGGGGCATACACACAGACTGGGTGGTCTTTAGTATAGCCAAAGAACAAAGAGATGTTTGGGGGTTTTATGAAAAGGAGAATTGTTTTGAAAGATACTTCATTGGAGCTAGTAAAGTTTTGGGGATGGCAAGCGCTGACTGGTGAGCGAAGGTGGTGGGTAAAACTAGTCTTAGAGTTGCAGCAAGTTGTTTCAGTAGCCATTAGATACTAGTTTCAGGTTACAACAGGCGGTTTCAGCAGCCACGCTTGTGGAAAATTTACTTCTCGGAGCGATGTTATATGTCCCAAGTGCTTTTTCCCCCAACCTATTGACTCTGATTTAGTTGAGTATGGCAAGAATGACCCAATTTGTACAATCGActttcacaatatatacatatttaaatttgtagGAAAGGATTGGGAAGGATATACATGGTGGCAGAACTGTCTAATTTTCTCTTAATATCGATTCTTTcccccttaaaaaaaatcaaccaagcACTTGTATTATGGGGGGAGCTGGGATTGGAGAAGCTGCAAAATGCTCAGTTTAAAAACTacactgggctgggcgtggtggctcacgcctgtaatcccagcactttgggaggccgagacgggcagatcacgaggtcaggagatcgagaccaccctggctaacacggtgaaaccccatctctactaaaaaaaatacaaaaaactagccaggcgtggtggcgggctcctgtagtcccagctgctccgcacggaggctgaggcagaagaatggctaaacccgggaggcggagcttgcagtgagctgagatcctgccactgcactccagcctgggtgacacagcgagactccttctcaaaaaacaacaacaacaacaaaaaaaacctacacTGCACAGCCTCCCTGTGGATAAGGGTGGTCAATTAGAAATAAACTGatatcaggctgggcgcagtggctcacgcctataatcccagcactttaggaggccgaggtgggtggatcacctgaggtcgggagtttgagaccaacctggccaacatggtgaaaccccatctctactaaaaacacagaaattagctgggcgtggtggtgcacgtctgtattcctagctactcgggaggctgaggcaggagaatcactagaactgggaggtggaggttgtagtgaaccaagatcatgccactgcactccagcctgggcaacagagtgagactccatctcaaaaaaattaaaaaaaatttttagaaaagaaataaagcgATATCATATGGTAGGGGGACTTTAGGGAAAGCTCTTTAGAGAGAGGCTGATACATCTGGGAAAAACTATGGTACTGCCCCTCCAGCCTTCTCCTTGTTGCCTAGAAAGCAGGCATGATGGCTGGAGCTCCAGGGACAATATTAGTCCATGTGGAGACCTTAAGGATGAAGCCATAAACTGAAAATGGGTTCTTCATGACTAATGAGCATGGGCCCACCATGCTAGCCCTGAAATGCTATGTGCAGACTTCTTTTATGTGAAGAAAACAAATCCTATCTTGTTTAAGTCTAAGctattttggttttctgttatatGCAATTGAACCTAAACTTAACTGATACACACACCAAACCTCTTTGGAAGTGTAAATGGGACTTTCACACTTTAGTTTCTATGCTATGCTCTTgcttgcatttattattttaatcttttacaATAGACATGTGTTTGTATATTACTTGTATAAACATCTGTTTTGGAGCGCCAGCCCCACCTCTCCCTAGCTCTGTGACCCTGTGCAGTCAATTTCTCTGAGCCTgttccctcatttgtaaaatgggcacGATGATAATAGGACTTATCTCATTTGGTTACTGCAGAGCTTAAATTAGCTAATGTACATAAAATTCTTGGTACGGTGCGTGGCTTATAGCTATTGCTGTACTACATTTTGCTACCACCTAGGCACTGGTGGTGGCAGAACCAATTAGAAAAACCCAGGACATGTTGCTGAGTAAAAAAGCAGGTTGCAAAACTGGCATGGGGATGTGATCCCttttgtgaaaaattatttttatgtctacatctatatgtatatctatgCAGATTATACATATAGATGGATATGTATATCCAGAGATGCCTGGAGGGATGGTTGGCCAAATGTTAGTAGTGGTAATTTCTGGGTAGTAGAATTTTTGCTTTATTCTATATGGTTGAAAGATAGCATATATTAACTTTTgagcaggaaaataaaaaaaaaagaaaaaaaccctttgGAAAACAATGTTCCAGTTCTCATGCCAAGAATCATTAAAGCCTTCATGCCTTTTGACCTATCTCACTCTTGAGAATTGACCTGaggaaataattcaaatgaaGGAAGAAGCCATATCCACAAAAGCATGCACTACGGCAGTATTTATTATAGGGAAATTGAGCAACCATGTAAGTGACTTACATTAGGGTAATGATGATTAAATTATTCACTCATTGGAACATTGTGCAACAATGAGAATAAGATGATGACCATGTAGCAATGTGGAAAACTGCTTATGACAACAGAATTGAAAGGCACAGAATGCAAAATTAGATCTGGGCCAGGGTCACATCTGGGTAAAAATATGGCATGCATTTGGACTGGGACTGGAAGGGAACAGaggcaaataaaaacaatgtaatttGTTGGGACCACTGATTACGGGtgatccttttttctttttcatttagaattctatccaatatttctattttgttatttgtttcataataattattttaaaattggctttaaAAATCCCCTCAGGGAGAAGGGGCAACAGGGAGAGAAAGATAAAAGGGAGACCTGGGATTCTCCCAGGAGGCGGTCCTCTGAGTAACAGAAACTCAGAGGTAATGTACGAGACATGGAAATTAGACTGAGTTCCAACTCAGTCTTCTACCTAGGTGGTCCCAGAGGTTGTATCCTCTTTGCTTTCTGACTTGGCAGTGATTAATCAGATGGACCAAACAGTTGCCAAGGCAGTACTGATGATAAAGCTAGGATCAAGAATACTTTTcaggctaggtgcggtggttcacgcctgtaatcccagcacgttaggaggccaaggtgggtggatcacaaggtcaagagattgagaccagcctggtcaacatggcaaaaccccatctctactaaaactacaaaaaaattagccgggtatggtggcatgcacttgtagtcccagctactcaggaggctgaggcaagataatcacttgaacctgggagatggaggttgcagtgagccaagatcaagctactgcattccagcctaggggacagagcgagactccatctcaaaaaaaaaaaaaaaaaaaaaaaaaaaaaaggaatgctctCCAAGTTGGAATCATCTGGAAAAACTGATCATGCTTGCTACTGATGAGGCTGTACAGAAAAGAGCGCTAGCAGGCTGGCAAGAGTGTGAActgggcaggcttcctggaggggtAGCCTGGCATTGTGTATCCAAACAAAGGATGTGCAAATCCTTAGagtcagcaattccacttcttggGATTTATCCTAAACCTAAGAAAATGATCAAACCGCCTTTTTCAGGCAGCCGGGAAGATGGCGGACATTCAGACTGAGCGTGCCTACCAAAAGCAGCCTACCATCTTTCAAAACAAGAAGAGGGTCCTGCTGGGAGAAACTGGCAAGAAGCTCCCGTGGTACTACAAGAACATAGGTCTGGGCTTCAAGACACCCAAAGAGGCTATTGAGGGCACCTACATTGACAAGAAATGCCCCTTCACTGGTAATGTCTCCATTGAAGGGCGGATACTCTCTGGTGTGGTGACCAAGATGAAGATGCCGGGGACCATTGTCATCTGCCGAGACTACCTCCACTACATCCGCAAGTACAACCACTTCGAGAAGCGCCACAAGAACATGTCTGTGCACCTGTCCCCCAGCTTCAGGGACATCCAGATTGGTGACATCATAACAGTGGACACGTGCCGGCCGCTGAGCAAGACAGTGCACTTCAATGTGCTCAAGGTCACCAAGGCTGCCGGCACCAAGAAGCAGTTCCAGAAGTTCTGAGGTTGGACATCGGCCTGCTCCccacaataaaataaagttattttctcattccaccccctcaaaaaaaaaaaaagaaagaaaatgatcaaaccagtgcataaaaatatttacataacatGTTCATCACAGAgtttatatttatcaaaaattaagcagggcgcagtggctcacgcctgtgatcccaacactttgggagactgaggtgggaggatcacttgaagccaggagttcaagaccagcctgggtggctgggcgcggtggctcacgcctgtaatcccagcgctttgggaagttgacacaggtggatcacaaggtcaggagttcaagaccagtctggccaagatagtgaaaagccatatctactaaaaatacaaaaagtatccgggcacagtggcaggcacctgtaatcccagctactctgggaggctgagacaggagaatcagttgaacctgggcagcagaggttgcagtgaggtgagattgtgccactgcactccagcctgggtgataagagtacgactctgtccccccccccaaaaaaaagactagcctggacaacatagtgagactgcacctctgtaaaaaatttaaaaatt
This genomic interval carries:
- the LOC102137032 gene encoding small ribosomal subunit protein uS17-like, translated to MADIQTERAYQKQPTIFQNKKRVLLGETGKKLPWYYKNIGLGFKTPKEAIEGTYIDKKCPFTGNVSIEGRILSGVVTKMKMPGTIVICRDYLHYIRKYNHFEKRHKNMSVHLSPSFRDIQIGDIITVDTCRPLSKTVHFNVLKVTKAAGTKKQFQKF